A section of the Oscarella lobularis chromosome 15, ooOscLobu1.1, whole genome shotgun sequence genome encodes:
- the LOC136195861 gene encoding uncharacterized protein: MVRKFKIDGEFVQSEDKGYYTGLIASAYFVGQFVGSYFWGLLADKKSRRLAILLSATALAVFTFLFGFTNTHTGLPWALVMRALSGASNGVVAVSKAAIADVSDDSNQAKGITVVAVAWGVGFMIGPALGGILADPVRQYPNTFSWRFLRTFPYFLPSAVSASLLLIGVVVVYCFLPETSKKRSSPYNEAEKENIKSKGAEDYGSVHMEKTEVRMENDAKSEPVSCLRRLCDIGRRARHACFSAMKNSTWWSILKIYEARMALFLYFLVGFCLVGWDELTILWMATKTYRGGTDFTERKIGVFQSVLALVQIPLQIFFFHRLEKKLGGLKTFHLACIGSAFITAINPVFSSIERDFFQLPAIFICFTLTEFCLSALLIMVFLFINNSVPKQHVGAVNGLATSLSSFARMLAPSFGTSLFAWSIDEGAKHIGFPLDYHFAFYLFSLVYLASLLLSVNLPNSLQKQKRE; encoded by the exons ATGGTCAGA AAATTTAAGATTGATGGAGAATTTGTTCAGTCAGAAGACAAAG GATACTATACTGGGCTTATAGCCTCTGCGTACTTTGTTGGTCAATTTGTGGGAAG CTATTTCTGGGGGCTTCTAGCGGAtaagaaaagtcgtcgactGGCAATACTTCTAAGTGCAACAGCTCTGGCAGTCTTCACCTTTCTGTTTGGATTCACGAATACGCACACAGGCCTTCCATGGGCACTGGTGATGAGGGCACTAAGCGGAGCAAGCAACG GAGTAGTCGCTGTGTCCAAGGCGGCTATTGCTGACGTTTCCGACGATTCAAACCAGGCCAAAGGAATAacagtcgtcgccgtcgcctggGGAGTTGGGTTTATGATTGGTCCAGCTCTCGGTGGCATCCTTGCCGATCCTGTTCGACAGTATCCGAATACGTTCTCTTGGA GATTTCTTCGAACCTTTCCATATTTTCTGCCATCCGCTGTATCCGCTTCCCTCCTTCTGatcggcgtcgttgtcgtATATTGTTTTCTGCCTGAAACTTCGAAAAAAAG GAGCTCTCCGTACAATGAagcggagaaagagaacatAAAGAGTAAAGGCGCTGAGGACTACGGCTCAGTTCACATGGAGAAGACGGAAGTTCGTATGGAAAACGACGCCAAGTCGGAGCCAGTGTCGTGTTTACGCCGACTTTGCGACATCGGAAGACGAGCGAGACACGCTTGTTTTTCTGCAATGAAAAATTCGACCTGGTGGAGTATACTAAA GATATACGAAGCCAGAATGGCCCTTTTCCTCTACTTTCTTGTTGGCTTCTGTTTAGTTGGTTGGGATGAGTTAACGATCTTGTGGATGGCAACTAAGACTTACAGAG GAGGGACTGACTTCaccgaaagaaaaatcggcGTCTTTCAATCGGTTCTAGCGCTGGTGCAGAttcctcttcaaattttcttttttcacagA cttgagaaaaaattaggcGGTCTGAAG ACATTTCATCTAGCTTGCATCGGATCTGCTTTTATCACTGCAATCAATcccgttttttcttctatagaAAG GGATTTCTTCCAATTGCCAGCTATTTTTATCTGTTTCACTCTAACAGAGTTCTGCTTGAGCGCTCTTCTCATCATGGTGTTTCTTTTCATCAACAATTCGGTGCCGAAGCAGCACGTCGGTGCCGTCAACGGTCTCGCCACTTCGCTATCCAGTTTCGCTAG AATGCTAGCTCCGTCCTTTGGAACCTCTCTGTTCGCGTGGAGCATCGACGAAGGTGCGAAGCACATAGGATTTCCCCTCGATTACCACTTCgcattttatttattctcaCTCGTGTATCTCGCATCGCTGCTTCTGTCGGTAAATCTACCGAACAGTCTacagaagcagaaaagagaatAA
- the LOC136196308 gene encoding uncharacterized protein, translating into MGRSAIAIVLASAIGTLFTCDAFSSGPPIDACTSMAPDPSGHGADPQTSSAPYVVNVTAVGVGYASGATYHVTIDKASSSTPDFKGFMCQVRKADGSSTVPLGSFTVSASDPKAKTLDCSSSSASAVVHNNSDSVSQFQAEWIAPSSDEGDLRALCTVVQTRTIYWLQIPSESFSFLSVATTGPPSSATSTPSDEIIVVVETTSPPIVSDSTSPPPATPSDAPTTDVILIDDSTTNPPPGVTTIPPTTKAPTAPVTTDPGIIIIEDTTNPPPGVTTNLPTTKAPTAPVTTDPGIIIIEDTTNPPSGVTTNPPTTKAPTAPVTTDPGIIIIEDTTNPPSGVTTNPPTTKAPTTAQVTTDPGIIIDGSTTPGVTTNPPTTAGSTTNPPPGVTTIPPTTKEPTVSLTTDDDVITTESSTTSSPPGVTTIPPNTKEPTVSLTTDDDLITTDGSTTSPPSGVTTIPPTTEKLTVTPSPTVSLPFTELPTNTTITPDLVAQFREDFLEWKMSFDAWKSEFRSWLSDYCA; encoded by the exons ATGGGAAGGAGCGCCATCGCAATCGTCCTAGCGTCCGCAATAGGCACTCTTTTCACGTGCGACGCCTTTTCCTCGGGGCCTCCAATCGATGCCTGTACGAGCATGGCCCCCGACCCGTCGGGCCACGGCGCCGATCCTCAGACGAGCTCGGCTCCctacgtcgtcaacgtcaccgccgtcggcgtcggataCGCGAGCGGAGCGACCTATCACG TGACCATAGACAAGgcgagctcgtcgacgcccgaCTTCAAAGGCTTCATGTGCCAGGTACGAAAAGCGGACGGAAGTTCGACCGTCCCACTCGGCTCTTTCACCGTGTCCGCTTCGGATCCGAAAGCGAAGACGTTGGattgctcttcttcttcg GCATCGGCTGTCGTTCACAACAATTCTGACTCTGTATCGCAATTTCAAGCCGAATGGATCGCTCCCAGTTCGGATGAGGGAGACTTGAGAGCCTT GTGCACCGTCGTTCAAACGCGGACGATTTACTGGCTTCAAATTCCGTCCgaatccttttcttttctttccgttgcgacgacgggacCGCCTTCCTCCGCGACTTCGACTCCCTCCGATGAGATCATTGTGGTCgtagaaacgacgtcgccgcccaTCGTTTCTGATTCAACTTCGCCGCCACCAGCGACTCCTTCCGATGCTCCGACgactgacgtcatacttATAGACGATTCTACTACTAATCCACCTCCTGgggtgacgacgattcctcCAACTACGAAAGCGCCTACTGCTCCAGTGACCACTGATCCTggtataataataatagaagATACTACTAATCCACCTCCTGGGGTGACGACGAATCTTCCAACTACGAAGGCGCCTACTGCTCCAGTGACCACTGATCCTggtataataataatagaagATACTACTAATCCACCCTCTGGGGTGACGACGAATCCTCCAACTACGAAGGCGCCTACTGCTCCAGTGACCACTGATCCTggtataataataatagaagATACTACTAATCCACCCTCTGgagtgacgacgaatccTCCGACTACGAAGGCGCCTACTACTGCTCAAGTAACGACTGATCCTGGTATAATAATAGATGGTTCCACTACTCCTGGAGTGACGACAAATCCTCCGACTACTGCAGGTTCTACTACAAATCCACCTCCAGGGGTGACAACAATTCCTCCAACTACGAAGGAGCCTACTGTTTCACTAACAACTGATGACGATGTAATAACAACAGAAAGTTCTACTACCAGTTCACCTCCAGGGGTGACAACAATTCCTCCAAATACAAAAGAGCCTACCGTTTCACTAACAACTGATGACGATTTAATCACAACAGACGGTTCTACTACCAGTCCACCTTCAGGGGTGACAACTATTCCTCCGACAACGGAAAAGCTTACCGTGACGCCCTCTCCAACGGTCAGTCTTCCGTTTACAGAACTTCCAACGAATACCACGATCACTCCTGATTTGG TTGCTCAGTTTAGAGAGGACTTTCTGGAGTGGAAGATGAGTTTCGACGCGTGGAAATCCGAATTCCGATCGTGGCTGAGCGACTATTGCGCTTGA
- the LOC136196256 gene encoding transmembrane emp24 domain-containing protein 5-like, with translation MTATCPCRDEGHAEDILQVQTRSKKMRFGWLFILYGTLQIQMNVLLVTTALLYGVVRLFSPASGRKYLPKDLVEDAREWTTHLGTSLTFHLPANNKECFYQYVDADNEHLNVLKGGNLDIDVIIRNPSGRVVSVKLRIQQSSGDTYYPDEEGDFEICFSNEFSRVTSKMIMIDIDVIPNDDDGGGGGRGQYDYDDDDNLNQFERGIRGDDNFPKQEFKLISDALDRIEIFVYKSIHSQMASKAHESRDMYVAEEINDMVLTWSLVELLLICLVAIAQIAFVKRIVS, from the exons ATGACAGCGACGTGTCCCTGTCGAGATGAGGGGCACGCGGAAGACATCCTTCAAGTGCAGACGCGGTCGAAGAAGATGCGATTCGGTTGGTTGTTTATCTTATACGGGACTTTGCAGATTCAGATGAACGTCTTACTCGTCACAACAGCGCTCTTGTACGGAGTCGTTAGACTTTTCTCGCCGGCGAGCGGACGAAAATACCTACCCAAAGACTTGGTCGAAGATGCACGAGAGTGGACGACGCACTTGGGCACGTCTCTCACTTTCCATTTGCCTGCAAACAACAAAGAATGTTTCTACCAATACGTCGACGCAGACAATGAACATTTGAAC GTGCTAAAAGGCGGAAACCTCgatattgacgtcatcattagAAATCCCAGCGGAAGAGTCGTATCTGTCAAATTGAGGATACAGCAGTCGAGCGGCGATACATACTATCCAGACGAAGAAGGGGATTTTGAAATTTGTTTTAGTAATGAATTCAGTCGTGTTACGAGCAAAATGATTATGATTGATATCGACGTAATaccaaacgacgacgatggaggaggaggaggaagaggtcAATATGActatgatgatgatgataatctTAATCAGTTTGAGAGGGGTATTCGTGGAGATGACAACTTTCCTAAACAAGAATTCAAATTAATAAGC GACGCTCTGGATAGAATTGAAATATTTGTTTACAAGTCAATTCATTCTCAGATGGCTTCCAAGGCTCACGAGAGTCGAGATATGTACGTCGCTGAAGAGATTAATGATATGGTACTAACTTGgtctctcgtcgaattgctcTTGATCTGTCTTGTGGCAATTGCTCAAATAGCTTTTGTTAAGAGAATAGTTTCCTAA
- the LOC136195858 gene encoding uncharacterized protein, whose protein sequence is MDASPKETSISKPTPVNWRVVLVSFTIMVASASTISVVFPFLPWLVRKFKRDGEFVQEEDAGYYAGLVASAFFIGRFVGSYFWGTLSDTKGRRWSILLSGTLLSSFTFTFAFTNTQTGLAWAMVTRILSGASEGILGICKATVADISDDTNQAKGMSFVSASWGVGLIFGSAIGGLLAEPVRQYPGRFPKGLLETFPYFLPSALVAFLNLIGVAIVFFFLPETSKRKKKKKKKRDSSAKKDDDVALVVMDTNEVARESVADDPETEPVVLVSAKNGVWTRFMNLGKRARRASANAVKKLKATVIALLRVKEARLAVATYCVYSFSVIGFSELTSLWMATKPFRGGLGFSEKEIGICQAAMSVFLVPVQIPFTYKVERKLGPLTTFYVCCVVCVCSVALLSAIPSIESVVLLWTVLVIVLFPMRLFIGVGFAMISILINNSVPKRQVGSINGLSISLTALTRSFAPTFGGSVFAWCISRGTIDIGFPFDYHLVFYLFSIIYLLALLLAVYLPNSLQKQKRE, encoded by the exons ATGGATGCATCGCCTAAGGAAACTTCTATATCCAAGCCAACACCAGTCAATTGGCGAGTCGTTCTCGTATCGTTCACAATTATG GTAGCCAGCGCTTCGACCATTTCCGTGGTGTTTCCATTCTTGCCTTGGCTGGTTAGG AAATTTAAACGCGACGGAGAATTCGtgcaagaagaagacgcaG GATACTACGCTGGTCTTGTCGCCTCTGCATTCTTCATTGGACGATTTGTGGGCAG ctACTTTTGGGGAACTCTCTCTGATACGAAGGGTCGTCGATGGTCGATTCTACTCAGCGGGACTCtattgtcgtcgttcacgtTCACGTTCGCCTTCACCAACACGCAAACCGGTCTAGCGTGGGCAATGGTAACGCGAATACTGAGCGGCGCGAGCGAGG GGATCTTGGGCATTTGCAAGGCGACTGTCGCCGACATTTCGGACGATACGAATCAAGCGAAAGGGATGTCGTTTGTCTCCGCTTCGTGGGGCGTCGGTCTCATATTTGGTTCGGCTATCGGAGGACTTTTGGCGGAGCCCGTTCGCCAGTACCCCGGTCGTTTTCCTAAGG gtctCCTCGAAACGTTTCCCTATTTCTTGCCGAGCGCTCTGGTCGCGTTTCTCAATCTAATCGGCGTTgcgatcgtcttcttttttcttccggaaacgtcgaagaggaagaagaagaagaagaagaaacg AGATTCGAGCGCAAAGAAGGACGATGATGTCGCCTTGGTCGTCATGGACACAAATGAAGTGGCTCGCGAGAGCGTTGCTGATGACCCTGAGACGGAGCCTGTCGTTCTCGTTTCGGCGAAAAACGGCGTGTGGACGCGGTTCATGAACTTGGGAAAGCGAGCAAGAAGAGCCAGCGCGAATGCGGTGAAGAAACTCAAAGCGACCGTTATTGCATTGCTAAG AGTGAAGGAAGCGAGGTTGGCAGTTGCGACGTACTGCGTCTACTCTTTTTCCGTGATCGGTTTCAGCGAGCTGACGAGCTTGTGGATGGCTACAAAGCCGTTTCGAG GTGGTCTCGGTTTcagcgagaaagaaatcggcATATGCCAAGCAGCCATGTCTGTGTTTTTGGTTCCCGTTCAAATACCATTTACGTACAAA gTGGAAAGAAAGCTGGGCCCTCTAACG ACGTTCTACGTGTGCTGCGTTGTCTGCGTTTGCTCCGTCGCCCTTCTGTCGGCCATACCCTCTATAGAAAG TGTCGTTCTGTTGTGGACTGTTCTCGTCatcgttctctttccaatGCGACTTTTCATTGGGGTCGGATTCGCTATGATATCTATCCTGATCAATAATTCGGTACCGAAACGTCAGGTCGGATCCATTAACGGTCTCTCTATTTCTCTAACGGCTCTGACGAG GTCTTTTGCTCCTACGTTTGGAGGCTCGGTTTTTGCTTGGTGCATCAGCCGCGGAACGATTGACATAGGCTTTCCTTTCGATTATCACTTGGTCTTTTACCTCTTTTCTATTATTTATCTCTTAGCGCTGCTCCTGGCCGTCTATCTGCCGAACAGTTTACAGAAACAAAAGCGAGAATAA